A stretch of the Sphingobacterium thalpophilum genome encodes the following:
- a CDS encoding transposase: MKKSYTRRFSKERKEFIVHELFKDLYYSVLDRLWQKDTHFRKDLGQLKRKVYLMDASIIPLCLSVFDWAKFRSTKGAVKLHTVLDYDGCLPVFMQITDGKVHESQRAGSYSFSKGSVVVVDRGYVDYSWLGDFLVHFWDSTTGNEYHFLTNNTKWKASLVANIYKERWHIEVFFKHLKQRLKVSTFIGTSENAVMIQIWTSLIGILLLKYLQKKAKYDWNLSNLVAFIRMNIFVKINIWQGVNIEMMKKAMLVPQKSNPKIYLGHI; the protein is encoded by the coding sequence ATGAAAAAAAGCTACACAAGACGTTTCTCTAAAGAGCGTAAAGAATTCATTGTCCATGAACTTTTCAAAGATCTTTACTATTCTGTTTTGGATAGGCTTTGGCAAAAGGACACCCATTTTCGCAAAGATCTTGGTCAGCTAAAGCGTAAAGTATATCTGATGGATGCAAGCATCATCCCCTTATGTCTATCTGTATTTGACTGGGCAAAGTTTCGCAGCACCAAAGGTGCCGTAAAGCTGCACACTGTCTTGGATTATGATGGCTGCCTACCTGTTTTTATGCAGATTACCGATGGAAAAGTACATGAGAGCCAGCGAGCCGGTAGTTACAGTTTTTCCAAGGGAAGCGTGGTGGTAGTGGACCGTGGCTACGTGGATTACAGCTGGCTTGGGGATTTCCTAGTCCACTTTTGGGACAGCACCACTGGCAATGAGTACCACTTTTTGACCAATAATACGAAGTGGAAGGCTTCTTTGGTGGCAAACATCTATAAAGAACGCTGGCATATCGAAGTCTTCTTCAAGCATCTAAAGCAGCGCTTAAAAGTATCAACATTCATAGGGACTTCTGAAAATGCAGTGATGATCCAGATCTGGACTTCACTCATTGGCATATTACTGTTAAAATACTTACAAAAAAAGGCCAAATATGACTGGAACCTGTCCAATCTGGTCGCATTCATCAGAATGAATATCTTCGTGAAAATAAACATCTGGCAAGGGGTCAATATCGAAATGATGAAAAAAGCGATGCTTGTACCACAGAAATCCAATCCTAAAATTTATTTAGGACACATATGA
- a CDS encoding ATP-binding protein: MEDRGIGIPHKDLDVIFKVHERAGKALEAQGPEIGLSLVKELMERSDGNVNLSSKLGKGMIINSFFRIIRSCFVILRL, from the coding sequence TTGGAAGATCGTGGGATCGGCATTCCACATAAAGATCTGGATGTCATATTTAAAGTCCATGAGCGCGCAGGCAAAGCGCTTGAAGCACAGGGGCCGGAAATAGGTTTGTCCTTAGTCAAAGAGTTGATGGAACGTTCGGACGGTAATGTTAATCTCTCCAGTAAGCTGGGTAAGGGAATGATCATTAACTCGTTTTTTCGAATAATTAGGAGCTGTTTCGTTATTTTGCGCTTATAG
- a CDS encoding SusC/RagA family TonB-linked outer membrane protein, whose translation MKRSMLILVSLLSTYGVALAQKIVTGKVTTTDGSALGGVTVLEKGKNTQSITNNSGTYKITVQEDATLIFRHVGYNQIEKALMGQSVINISLSENSSSLDEVVVTAFGVKRDRKTLGYSTPIVAGSDVSETQRESFFQGLQGRVPGLSINSTSGMPGASAQIVLRGFASISGDNNALIVVDGVPINNSTLNENDLASNGANRDLDYSNRAMDINPDDIETYTILKGPEATAQFGSQGAGGAILITTKKGKAGKFTVNYSLSGRVETVNKYPERQYVYAQGTNGVYAANSVYSMGPKYAEGVTLYKDNVNNFFRTGYNQKHNLSFEGGSEKVTYRWSNEYSNNTGIVPNTSYKRFSTRLNGTAKFNDKLEFNTSFNYINSQNDKVRKGNTGYLITLMRFNPLFDVRDWIDEKGNRVLHSTDIYNELDNPFWDVYRNTANDDVNRLLATSNITYRATNWLSLNGIIGIDFANTQGQSVYHPQSYSGSGSSTNVRNGSMNEYQVNARVLSGSFMATANTKIGRDISFRANLGTEFKDYNTLTNSQYGEDFYDPNFYSINNTFPSTRLARSVANNFRTVGFLAQAGFGYLDNLLYLNLTGRLDAASRMMPNNPYFGYPSASLAFNFSDLSFFKNKVQWLSDGKYRISVGTTGKAPFKSYYTLSNLEPKLSTGGGFAYGVNGGNPDLKAEKTRDFETGLEFGFFKRRLTFDFSYFNRLSTGQIILPRLSYGSGFVLRMMNGGEVKTYGTELQVNVNPIKKNDFSWDMTFNFTQYKGKVLSLAEELPELYDSDTWVLSGVRSSVMPGYSMGTLTGTQFKRNERGDILINPQTGLPIAGTDKYYPIGDRIPDYTLGIVNKFNYKNFYLTFLWDLRKGGDVLNGLDYRLYTYGQSVKTLNREDPRVIQGVLEDGLENTANPTVNHIAVTPYSASAYYMTNIEPQMFIEKNIYAFRLRDVTLRYALPKHLTQRISSQAALSVFFTATDLFLFTNYTGLDPESNSNTAGLGGIGGYGIDYGNMAKPRGFNFGLNMRF comes from the coding sequence ATGAAAAGAAGTATGCTAATACTAGTGAGTTTACTGAGTACGTATGGTGTCGCCCTGGCCCAAAAAATCGTTACCGGTAAAGTCACTACGACAGATGGGTCGGCATTAGGCGGTGTAACAGTTCTCGAAAAAGGCAAAAACACGCAGTCCATCACCAACAACAGTGGAACGTACAAAATCACCGTACAAGAAGATGCCACATTAATCTTTAGACATGTTGGTTATAACCAAATCGAAAAAGCGCTCATGGGGCAGTCGGTAATCAACATCAGCCTATCCGAAAACAGTTCGTCCCTCGACGAAGTGGTAGTCACCGCTTTCGGAGTCAAACGTGATCGAAAAACCCTCGGATACTCCACTCCTATCGTTGCCGGATCAGATGTATCCGAAACCCAACGCGAATCGTTTTTCCAAGGTCTCCAAGGCCGTGTGCCGGGCCTTTCAATCAATAGTACAAGCGGTATGCCAGGTGCATCGGCACAGATTGTACTGCGCGGCTTTGCCTCCATCTCTGGCGACAACAATGCCCTTATCGTTGTCGATGGCGTACCCATCAACAACTCCACACTGAATGAAAATGACCTGGCTAGCAATGGAGCAAATCGAGATCTCGATTACTCCAATCGGGCAATGGATATCAATCCAGACGATATCGAAACCTATACCATCCTGAAAGGCCCCGAGGCGACAGCCCAATTCGGCAGCCAAGGTGCAGGCGGAGCCATTCTCATAACAACCAAGAAAGGAAAAGCCGGTAAATTTACCGTCAACTATTCGCTTTCAGGACGCGTTGAAACGGTCAATAAATACCCCGAGCGGCAATATGTTTATGCACAGGGAACCAATGGTGTATACGCCGCTAATTCGGTCTATTCAATGGGACCAAAATATGCAGAAGGAGTCACGCTCTACAAAGACAATGTCAACAACTTCTTCCGCACCGGATATAATCAAAAGCATAATCTTTCTTTCGAAGGCGGATCAGAAAAAGTGACTTACCGCTGGTCCAATGAATACAGCAACAATACTGGTATCGTCCCCAATACCAGCTATAAGCGCTTTTCGACCCGCCTCAATGGAACAGCCAAATTTAACGACAAACTCGAATTTAACACCTCTTTCAACTATATCAATTCACAAAACGATAAAGTCCGTAAAGGCAATACAGGCTACCTGATTACCCTGATGCGCTTCAACCCGCTGTTTGATGTGAGGGACTGGATCGATGAAAAAGGGAATCGTGTACTCCACAGCACCGATATTTACAATGAGCTGGATAATCCCTTTTGGGATGTATACCGCAACACCGCCAATGATGATGTAAACCGCCTCCTTGCCACTTCCAACATTACCTATCGTGCTACGAACTGGCTAAGCCTCAACGGGATCATCGGCATCGACTTTGCCAACACACAGGGGCAAAGCGTTTACCATCCTCAATCCTACTCCGGATCAGGGTCTTCGACCAATGTACGCAATGGCTCCATGAATGAGTATCAAGTCAATGCACGCGTGCTCTCGGGATCATTTATGGCGACGGCCAATACAAAAATCGGGCGCGACATTAGTTTTAGAGCAAACTTGGGAACAGAATTTAAAGACTACAATACCCTTACTAACTCCCAATATGGCGAGGACTTTTACGATCCCAACTTTTACAGCATCAACAATACCTTTCCGAGCACGCGCCTGGCGCGATCTGTTGCCAATAACTTTCGTACAGTCGGATTTTTGGCACAGGCCGGATTTGGATATCTTGACAACCTCCTGTACCTCAATTTAACAGGTCGATTGGATGCAGCCTCCCGCATGATGCCCAACAATCCCTATTTTGGCTACCCATCGGCATCCTTGGCCTTTAATTTTTCAGACCTGTCTTTCTTCAAAAATAAAGTACAATGGCTCAGCGACGGAAAATACCGCATCTCTGTAGGAACGACCGGAAAAGCACCCTTCAAAAGCTACTATACCCTATCCAATCTGGAGCCCAAGCTCTCAACAGGAGGCGGATTTGCTTACGGAGTGAACGGCGGTAACCCCGACCTGAAAGCCGAAAAAACCCGCGATTTTGAAACAGGACTCGAATTTGGCTTTTTTAAACGCCGCCTCACATTTGATTTCAGCTATTTTAATCGATTAAGCACAGGACAGATCATTCTGCCAAGATTGAGCTATGGCTCAGGCTTTGTACTACGGATGATGAACGGCGGCGAAGTCAAAACCTATGGTACCGAATTGCAAGTCAACGTCAACCCGATCAAAAAAAACGATTTCAGCTGGGATATGACCTTCAATTTTACCCAATACAAAGGAAAAGTACTATCGCTTGCTGAAGAATTGCCCGAACTCTATGATTCAGACACCTGGGTACTTAGTGGCGTACGGTCTTCCGTGATGCCAGGCTATAGTATGGGTACCCTAACAGGTACGCAGTTTAAAAGAAACGAGCGTGGAGACATTTTGATCAATCCACAAACAGGCTTACCCATTGCGGGCACCGATAAGTATTATCCGATAGGCGACCGCATTCCCGACTATACACTTGGAATTGTCAACAAGTTCAATTACAAAAACTTTTACCTAACGTTTTTATGGGATCTCCGCAAAGGTGGCGATGTGCTCAACGGGCTAGATTATAGACTCTATACCTATGGGCAGTCTGTGAAAACATTAAATCGGGAAGACCCGCGGGTAATTCAGGGCGTATTGGAAGACGGGCTTGAAAACACGGCCAATCCAACAGTAAACCACATTGCAGTAACACCATATTCCGCATCCGCCTACTATATGACCAATATCGAACCGCAGATGTTTATCGAGAAAAACATTTATGCATTTAGGCTTCGGGATGTAACTCTTCGCTATGCCCTACCCAAACATCTGACACAGCGCATCTCGTCACAAGCCGCACTCAGCGTATTTTTTACAGCCACCGATCTCTTCCTGTTCACCAATTACACAGGGCTGGATCCCGAAAGTAATAGCAATACAGCAGGACTAGGCGGTATCGGCGGATACGGAATCGATTACGGGAATATGGCTAAACCCAGAGGTTTCAATTTTGGTTTAAACATGAGATTTTAG
- a CDS encoding SusD/RagB family nutrient-binding outer membrane lipoprotein, producing MRTTLYILIFLVLTGLSSCKKYLDINENPSNPQLVKAELLLAPIIYQMANGYANDQRQMNKFNQTILGASTDESSRIWERHGFPQQSDVGGVMWRMVYFDHGLNLQLMINDAIANQKYEYAAIGYAVKAWGYQMLTDYHGPIILDEALRTQQLSFRYNDQPEVYAKVRVWCDSALYYLDQKSPVDYSANLNSKKGDNLFRGNMDRWRKFVYGLKALQYIHLVNKPDFKEKYADSIAYFVDRSFDSPSDDAGVKFDGDKSETANVVSSKFGLYTTSYYNRAGKPIVRYLTGGLRGEPIENPKISTDPRLSRMLMINNPVDSIYVGGEPNVSNTTVPNILGDVSSGVGKFIFRDAADFPLMTYAQLQLVKAEALFIKGDAAKAYEAYIKGIYAHMNFVNKYINTTNEKSITAVEIDNYIKGGEIPLSAADLTLADIMGQKYIVQWGWGGLEQWCDLRKYHYNTEIFKQFIPLAGSQLTYNDYCYRVRPRYNSEYVWNASELERWGGLEPEYVIKPTWFVTTTY from the coding sequence ATGAGAACAACGCTTTATATACTTATTTTCTTAGTCCTCACCGGATTAAGCAGTTGTAAAAAATACCTGGACATCAATGAAAACCCGTCCAACCCACAGCTTGTAAAAGCCGAATTGCTTTTAGCACCCATTATCTATCAAATGGCCAATGGTTATGCCAATGACCAACGTCAGATGAACAAGTTCAATCAGACCATCCTTGGCGCCAGCACCGATGAGTCCTCCCGAATCTGGGAGCGGCATGGATTTCCACAGCAAAGTGATGTTGGCGGTGTGATGTGGCGTATGGTCTATTTTGATCACGGACTAAACCTGCAGTTGATGATCAATGACGCCATAGCCAATCAGAAATATGAATATGCCGCAATCGGCTATGCCGTAAAAGCCTGGGGCTATCAGATGCTGACCGACTATCACGGCCCCATTATTCTCGATGAGGCCTTGCGTACGCAACAGTTATCTTTCAGATACAATGACCAACCAGAAGTGTATGCTAAAGTACGCGTATGGTGTGATTCTGCATTATATTATCTAGATCAAAAAAGCCCCGTCGATTACAGCGCCAACCTCAATTCAAAAAAGGGCGATAATCTCTTTCGGGGCAATATGGACCGCTGGCGCAAATTTGTCTACGGCCTAAAAGCACTTCAGTACATTCACTTGGTTAATAAACCCGATTTTAAGGAAAAGTATGCCGACTCGATTGCCTATTTTGTGGACCGCTCCTTTGATTCACCATCCGATGATGCAGGCGTTAAATTTGACGGCGACAAATCCGAAACAGCAAATGTGGTAAGCTCAAAATTCGGCCTTTATACCACATCCTATTACAACAGAGCCGGTAAGCCTATTGTGCGCTACCTAACCGGGGGATTGCGGGGCGAACCTATTGAAAATCCAAAAATATCGACAGACCCTCGTCTATCGCGTATGTTGATGATCAATAATCCTGTTGACAGTATTTACGTCGGTGGTGAGCCCAATGTATCCAATACCACCGTTCCAAATATCCTAGGCGACGTCAGTAGCGGTGTAGGCAAATTCATCTTTAGAGACGCCGCAGATTTTCCATTGATGACCTATGCGCAGCTGCAACTGGTCAAGGCCGAGGCCCTCTTTATCAAAGGCGACGCAGCAAAGGCCTATGAGGCCTATATCAAAGGTATCTATGCCCACATGAACTTCGTCAATAAGTACATCAATACAACCAATGAAAAATCCATTACTGCTGTTGAAATAGATAATTACATCAAGGGAGGAGAAATACCGCTATCAGCTGCTGATCTAACCCTAGCCGACATTATGGGACAAAAGTATATTGTGCAATGGGGCTGGGGAGGTCTCGAACAATGGTGTGATTTAAGAAAATATCATTATAACACGGAAATATTCAAGCAGTTTATTCCATTGGCCGGCAGCCAGCTGACTTACAATGATTATTGCTATCGCGTTAGACCACGCTACAATTCGGAGTACGTATGGAATGCTTCAGAGCTAGAACGATGGGGCGGATTAGAGCCGGAGTACGTGATTAAGCCAACCTGGTTTGTTACAACAACTTATTAA
- a CDS encoding DUF4397 domain-containing protein: MKIFKNLAFLALGVFGLYSCEKSIQDFGKVDFLGADDVIVKINMASIYPDDRYMYVKFDDQRVTSLIRGREPFPGGGYNTRGDSRPDFLKWKAGNVKVQVALPHKTDDGRDSIILAESSVNLSAGKRYTIHITDTAQNTKMILNEEDLTRPDSTQARYHFTNLMPNVPSIDLYYGAAATGSADAIAVQDSLVAKDIKYLETSPYFQLNRIATRTWKIRKAGSPVTNGTVIASYSNAGAILDRRSYVIYALGYDGFTSTIMKPYVSFFLVR, translated from the coding sequence ATGAAGATATTCAAAAACTTAGCATTTCTAGCTTTAGGTGTCTTTGGCCTATATTCATGCGAGAAATCCATTCAGGACTTTGGAAAAGTAGATTTCCTTGGCGCCGATGATGTCATCGTGAAAATCAATATGGCATCGATATATCCCGATGACCGCTATATGTATGTCAAATTTGACGATCAGCGCGTTACTTCACTCATTCGGGGACGCGAGCCCTTTCCCGGCGGCGGGTATAATACCCGCGGAGATTCACGGCCTGATTTTTTAAAATGGAAAGCCGGCAACGTAAAGGTACAAGTTGCCCTTCCACATAAAACCGACGATGGACGCGACTCCATTATCTTGGCCGAATCATCCGTTAACCTGAGCGCAGGCAAGCGCTATACCATTCATATTACCGATACGGCGCAGAACACAAAAATGATCCTCAATGAAGAAGACCTCACACGGCCCGACAGTACACAAGCAAGGTATCACTTTACCAATCTGATGCCCAATGTACCATCAATAGACCTGTACTATGGTGCTGCGGCCACTGGGAGCGCAGATGCCATCGCCGTACAAGACTCACTTGTCGCCAAGGACATTAAATACCTGGAAACAAGTCCATATTTCCAGCTCAACCGCATTGCCACCCGTACCTGGAAGATCCGCAAGGCGGGCTCTCCGGTAACAAATGGCACTGTAATCGCCTCCTACAGCAATGCCGGAGCCATCCTGGACCGCAGGTCATATGTCATTTATGCTTTGGGCTATGATGGATTTACCAGCACCATCATGAAGCCTTATGTTTCATTTTTCTTAGTTCGATAG
- a CDS encoding phosphodiester glycosidase family protein, whose translation MKRKTILRNVLLYITCISMLYSCKQRDDYPSFDDKEIVTPPTDIIPEDKEIEPITKQLMAQTDLIKTFLVDSSVTLTNGLVRTHIRYQNKLDQRVSLQLLTVDLSSKAVFPSIMSAFDDYLYVSQPIGDMAKYCEPRAGGEILAATNAALSSTYSYIKNGRQINVSTSNIKTKEKTRPFFAIYKDGTPYIGNCADTTKFTFEPYDLNQFSGLVSGTNWVRYRGYSVLTTSEVVQAVTAIGLSTDKKTMYALVVDGGDTNFSVGISLNDVAVLMGALGSYDAFVLNGGSTSVMVQKTNTGNQFNPVVWNTVSKPLTAGGSASISGIAFVKR comes from the coding sequence ATGAAAAGAAAAACAATATTAAGAAATGTCCTTTTGTACATCACGTGCATCAGCATGCTATATTCCTGCAAGCAAAGGGATGATTATCCCAGCTTTGACGATAAAGAGATAGTAACTCCGCCCACCGATATTATTCCAGAAGACAAGGAAATAGAGCCCATCACCAAGCAGCTCATGGCGCAGACCGACCTCATCAAAACATTTCTAGTCGATTCATCCGTTACCCTAACCAATGGACTTGTACGAACCCATATTCGCTACCAGAACAAGCTCGATCAACGCGTGAGCCTTCAACTGCTCACTGTAGATCTTTCATCAAAAGCGGTTTTTCCTTCAATCATGAGTGCATTTGATGATTACCTATATGTGAGCCAGCCGATAGGTGATATGGCCAAGTACTGCGAACCACGCGCAGGCGGCGAGATCCTCGCAGCAACAAATGCGGCGTTATCGTCCACTTATTCCTACATTAAAAACGGGCGGCAGATCAATGTATCCACGAGCAATATAAAGACCAAAGAGAAGACCAGACCTTTCTTTGCGATATACAAGGATGGCACGCCTTACATAGGCAATTGTGCCGATACCACCAAGTTTACCTTTGAGCCTTATGATCTGAATCAATTTAGCGGGCTGGTATCCGGCACCAATTGGGTCCGATATCGAGGATATAGCGTTTTAACAACCTCCGAGGTTGTTCAAGCAGTTACAGCCATCGGCCTATCGACAGATAAAAAAACGATGTATGCCTTAGTTGTCGACGGAGGCGACACCAATTTTTCAGTAGGCATCAGTTTAAATGATGTTGCCGTCTTGATGGGAGCCTTAGGCAGTTACGATGCATTTGTATTGAACGGCGGTTCCACCAGCGTGATGGTCCAAAAGACCAATACAGGAAACCAATTTAATCCCGTGGTCTGGAACACCGTATCCAAGCCATTAACGGCAGGCGGATCTGCAAGCATCAGCGGTATCGCATTTGTGAAGCGATAA